From Zingiber officinale cultivar Zhangliang chromosome 5B, Zo_v1.1, whole genome shotgun sequence, the proteins below share one genomic window:
- the LOC121983969 gene encoding transcription elongation factor SPT6-like isoform X5: protein MTQKDDIIRERDIPERIQLSEDTTGPPPIDDQNVEEERNWIYDQLTDGRFSPLVGYDQVLKDINKDNIDNVLKMMHVQKLDIPFISMYRKELCDSLLKDLDDGMQDGDEMKSMKWHKILWTVQSLDRKWLLLQKRKSALCSYYTKHFEEESQRVDEETKLNLNNRVFDSVVLALNDAKSEREVDDIDVKFNLCFPPCEDDTYDGQFKRPKRKSLHAVSYNARLWQITNKFGASSETFGSLLSLEKISDEVEDNIESPEEVAAKFTCSTFETPKDVLNGARHMAAVEISCEPNVKKHVRNIFMEKAVVSTSPTPEGNLVIDAYHQLGGVKWLRNKPLMEFVDAQWLLVQKGEEDKLLHVSIKLPEDVQMKLLSDASNCYLSKGVSKSAQLWNEQRRMILKDSFLTHILPSIEKEARSLLTAKAKNWLCVEYGKQLWNKVLVGPFKRKHTDSDLENESEVRVLACCWGPGKPATTFVMLDSAGELVDVLYAGSISVRSQAVTDQQRKRNDCQRLLKFMVNHQPHVICIGATNMACTQLRDDINEIIEDHPKELGQELENISVIFCDETLPCLYENSKLASEQLPGQPGIVKRAVALGRYLQNPLAMVATLCGQEKEILSWKFHPLEHFLTSDEKYEVVEQIMVDASNQVGVDINLAASHEWLFAPLQFIAGLGPRKAFVLEKAFLRAGFISNRKEIPMGKILKMKVFVNAVGFLRVRQSGVASFSNLNMDLLDDTRIHPESYELANNLAKDVYRDDALKEANDMDDMLEKVIEHVKKNPQKLEVFDIDEYANNIFDQYGKNKRETLYDIKMELLQGFRDYRAPFKEPSCEEEFAMLSGETDDTIPEGKIVQVTVRHVQESQVICVFDSGLKGMVSSDDFSDEGFDYEKVHVGDILTCKIKYVNKNRHVVYLTSKASDLQKGPYIDKRDPYYHEDKISMGSEMEKVRKNKEYANKPFRSRMIVHPCFQNLTADEAIEFLSHKEPGVSIMRPSSKGPLFLTLTLKVFDGVFAHKEIAEKGKDHKDMTSLLRLGKILTIDKESFEDLNEVMHRYVDPLVTHLKSMLGFHKFRKGNQKEVDDQLKAEKAANPMRIVYCFGVSHEHPGTFILSYIRSANPHHEYVGVYPKGFRFRKKDFDSIHHLVAYFQKNIDKPLLGEGPSVCTLGAEVSTENPTWVSSGDRESTDGRFNSRNTGNQNERGRGRGRGRGRGRGRGRGRERGSDFGTDGSDNSGYEEMKGDTAGSGWGGCNIDGSNKGGWGGGDGGSGWGGNTNSGTDGGGSWGSVEGNVSGQGRWVSSGDRNNSTDGVWAGNSSGGNSAGGWGNLGSGGGSSTGGWGNLRTGGDESSGTGSHRGSGDGSWGATDDVGGQGGRGTSGDVGMGGTDAVGAGNRGSDGFTSGWGNQEAGGGVRNNSGDGHGENWCGGGAATGGDKSVVAGNYRGWSGRGSSTSNWGEEGSSNNSRGRGRGRNSGRNNSGWGQGGNDITDLGSVGNSNAAGAASGWGSNQHQDNNRGNDDAGGNWGSAPAATGGGYSDGTGSTGNWGAVGNDSSQGGRGSSNSGWGQIGNDITDPVLDGSNNTGGTTSGWGRGSNRYGNNSKGSNDHDGDWSSGSAATGADSHRGQSGRGSSTGNWGAEGNFSSHWDRGRGRGRGWNNSGRGHAGKDSTDSESTGNGNAMGAPGSWSCGINQGRGSNHRSSNDADLASGSDGSGDKWTGAGSGRSCGGRSWRVGNNGGRRGRGRARDNSDRGSTDGWDTGGGQGGEDKWGSNGGGDKGSGFADVNDISLSNSGRGGRRGSDGRPSWGDTNAGGHEGSSCGWVGNNSGVGNGGGWGGGSCQGGNSSDGNDQTRSFADGNDDNAAGASGGGWGGNNNGGSSKGGWGGNSDGGAGSGWN, encoded by the exons ATGACACAGAAGGATGACATTATACGAGAGAGAGATATTCCAGAGAGAATTCAG ttgtctgaGGATACTACTGGGCCACCACCTATAGATGATCAGAATGTAGAAGAGGAGAGAAACTGGATTTATGATCAGCTTACTGATGGCAGATTCTCTCCTTTAGTTGGCTATGATCAAGTACTCAAAGATATAAATAAAGACAATATTGATAATGTCTTAAAAATGATGCATGTGCAAAAACTTGAT ATTCCTTTCATTAGCATGTATCGCAAGGAATTATGTGATAGCCTGTTGAAGGATCTTGATGATGGCATGCAGGATGGCGACGAAATGAAAAGTATGAAGTGGCATAAG ATACTATGGACAGTTCAGTCTTTGGacagaaagtggttgttgcttcagAAGAGGAAGAGTGCTCTTTGTTCCTATTATACAAagcattttgaagaggaaagtcaAAGAGTTGATGAAGAAACTAAACTCAATTTAAATAACAGAGTTTTTGATTCAGTCGTTTTGGCACTGAATGATGCAAAATCTGAAAGAGAGGTTGATGACATTGATGTGAAGTTCAATCTGTGTTTTCCTCCTTGTGAAGACGATACATATGATGGACAATTTAAGAGGCCTAAACGAAAGTCATTGCACGCTGTTTCCTATAATGCTAGGCTGTGGCAGATTACTAACAAGTTTGGTGCTAGTTCTGAAACATTTGGGTCTCTGCTTTCATTAGAAAAG ATATCTGATGAAGTTGAAGATAACATAGAATCTCCTGAAGAAGTTGCTGCAAAGTTTACATGTTCTACGTTTGAAACTCCAAAAGATGTGCTTAATGGAGCCAGACATATG GCGGCTGTGGAGATTTCATGTGAGCCTAATGTTAAAAAACATGTGCGCAATATTTTCATGGAGAAGGCTGTTGTGTCAACAAGTCCTACTCCTGAAGGAAATCTTGTGATTGATGCCTATCATCAACTTGGGGGTGTGAAATGGCTGCGCAATAAGCCTTTAATGGAGTTTGTGGATGCTCAATGGTTGCTTGTCCAAAAGGGTGAAGAAGATAAACTGCTTCATGTCAGCATTAAACTACCTGAAGATGTCCAAATGAAATTATTAAGTGATGCTTCAAATTGTTATCTGAGCAAAGGTGTCAGTAAATCTGCTCAGTTATGGAATGAGCAGCGGAGGATGATATTGAAAGATTCATTTCTCACTCATATTTTGCCATCAATAGAAAAGGAAGCTCGCTCATTGTTGACAGCTAAGGCGAAGAATTGGCTTTGTGTGGAATATGGAAAGCAATTGTGGAATAAGGTCTTGGTTGGTCCTTTCAAGAGGAAGCACACTGATAGTGATTTGGAGAATGAATCTGAGGTAAGAGTTCTGGCCTGTTGTTGGGGACCTGGAAAGCCAGCAACTACTTTTGTCATGTTAGATTCAGCAGGAGAACTGGTGGATGTGCTATATGCTGGTTCAATTAGTGTTCGATCCCAGGCTGTTACTGATCAACAGAGAAAGAGGAATGACTGCCAACGACTCCTGAAGTTCATGGTCAATCACCAACCGCATGTTATCTGCATAGGAGCAACAAACATGGCTTGCACACAGCTAAGGGATGACATTAATGAA ATAATTGAGGATCATCCAAAAGAACTTGGTCAAGAATTGGAAAATATTTCTGTTATCTTTTGCGATGAAACTTTGCCTTGTCTTTATGAGAATTCAAAGCTTGCTTCAGAACAACTACCTGGTCAACCAG GCATTGTGAAACGTGCTGTGGCACTTGGACGCTATCTGCAAAACCCTTTGGCTATGGTGGCTACTCTTTGTGGACAAGAAAAAGAAATACTGTCATGGAAATTTCATCCCCTGGAACATTTCCTTACTTCTGATGAGAAGTATGAGGTTGTTGAGCAGATTATGGTTGATGCTTCTAACCAAGTCGGTGTGGATATAAACCTAGCAGCAAGTCATGAATGGCTTTTTGCTCCTCTACAATTTATTGCTGGTCTTGGTCCACGAAAAGCATTTGTCTTAGAAAAAGCATTTTTGAGGGCTGGATTTATTTCGAATCGCAAAGAGATTCCTATGGGAAAGATTCTTAAAATGAAGGTTTTCGTCAATGCTGTTGGATTTTTACGGGTAAGACAGAGTGGGGTGGCTTCTTTTAGTAACCTCAATATGGACCTTTTGGATGACACTAGAATTCATCCAGAGTCGTATGAACTGGCAAATAATTTGGCCAAGGATGTCTATCGCGATGATGCTCTAAAGGAGGCAAATGACATGGATGATATGCTGGAGAAGGtgattgagcatgttaaaaaaaatccaCAGAAGCTTGAAGTGTTTGATATTGATGAGTATGCAAACAATATATTTGACCAGTATGGAAAAAACAAAAGGGAGACACTTTATGATATAAAGATGGAGCTTCTACAAGGATTTCGGGACTATCGGGCACCTTTTAAAGAACCAAGTTGTGAGGAGGAGTTTGCTATGCTCTCTGGAGAAACAGATGATACCATTCCAGAAGGGAAAATTGTTCAAGTGACAGTTCGCCATGTACAGGAGAGTCAAGTCATTTGTGTATTTGATTCTGGTTTAAAAGGGATGGTGTCCTCTGATGACTTTTCAGATGAAGGATTTGATTATGAGAAGGTGCATGTAGGGGATATACTTACATGCAAGATTAAGTATGTGAATAAGAATAGGCATGTGGTTTACTTGACATCCAAAGCTAGTGACCTGCAAAAAGGCCCTTATATTGATAAGCGAGATCCTTATTACCATGAAGATAAAATTAGTATGGGCAGTGAAATGGAGAAGGTCCGGAAGAACAAGGAATATGCAAATAAACCTTTCAGATCAAGGATGATTGTTCATCCCTGTTTTCAGAATCTGACAGCTGATGAGGCGATTGAG TTCCTTTCTCATAAAGAACCTGGTGTGAGTATTATGCGTCCCAGTTCCAAAGGGCCATTATTTTTGACGTTGACTTTGAAAGTTTTTGATGGAGTATTTGCTCACAAAGAAATAGCTGAGAAAGGAAAAGATCACAAAGATATGACAAGCTTACTTCGGCTGGGGAAGATACTAACAATTGATAAAGAGTCCTTTGAAGATCTCAATGAG GTCATGCACCGATATGTTGATCCACTGGTAACCCACTTGAAAAGCATGCTTGGGTTTCACAAATTCAGAAAAGGGAATCAGAAAGAGGTTGATGATCAACTGAAGGCAGAGAAGGCAGCAAACCCAATGCGGATAGTGTACTGTTTTGGAGTTTCTCATGAGCATCCTGGGACTTTTATTTTATCCTATATTAGAAGTGCAAATCCACATCATGAGTATGTTGGGGTGTATCCCAAAGGTTTCAGGTTTCGGAAAAAGGATTTTGATAGCATTCATCACTTAGTTGCATATTTTCAGAAGAACATAGACAAGCCACTACTTGGTGAGGGCCCATCTGTATGTACACTTGGTGCAGAGGTATCAACAGAAAATCCTACATGGGTATCCTCTGGTGATCGGGAATCTACAG ATGGAAGATTTAACTCTAGAAATACTGGCAATCAAAATGAACGAGGGCGAGGTCGTGGTCGTGGACGTGGACGTGGGCGTGGGCGTGGGCGTGGTCGTGAAAGAGGAAGTGATTTTGGTACTGATGGAAGCGACAACAGTGGTTATGAGGAAATGAAGGGTGATACTGCAGGTTCTGGCTGGGGTGGTTGTAACATAGATGGCTCCAACAAAGGTGGCTGGGGTGGCGGAGATGGTGGTAGTGGTTGGGGTGGCAACACGAATTCAGGTACTGATGGTGGTGGGAGTTGGGGAAGTGTGGAAGGTAATGTAAGTGGCCAAGGGCGATGGGTTAGCTCAGGAGATAGAAACAATAGTACTGATGGTGTCTGGGCTGGGAATAGCAGTGGTGGCAACAGTGCTGGTGGCTGGGGGAATCTGGGATCTGGTGGTGGCAGCAGTACTGGTGGCTGGGGGAATCTGAGAACTGGTGGTGATGAGTCTTCTGGGACTGGCAGTCACAGGGGCAGTGGCGATGGTAGTTGGGGTGCGACGGATGATGTTGGTGGCCAAGGAGGAAGGGGAACTTCAGGAGATGTAGGAATGGGTGGTACTGATGCTGTCGGGGCTGGAAATAGAGGCAGCGATGGCTTCACAAGTGGCTGGGGCAATCAAGAAGCAGGTGGTGGAGTTAGAAACAATAGCGGGGATGGCCATGGTGAGAATTGGTGTGGTGGTGGTGCCGCAACTGGTGGTGACAAGTCAGTTGTGGCTGGCAATTACAGAGGTTGGAGCGGAAGAGGCAGTTCTACTAGTAACTGGGGAGAAGAAGGTAGTAGCAATAACAGCAGGGGCAGAGGCAGGGGAAGGAATAGTGGTAGGAACAACAGTGGGTGGGGACAAGGTGGAAATGATATTACTGATCTTGGCTCAGTTGGTAATAGCAATGCTGCTGGTGCCGCAAGTGGCTGGGGAAGTAACCAACATCAGGACAACAATAGAGGCAATGATGATGCTGGTGGGAATTGGGGTAGTGCGCCTGCTGCTACTGGTGGTGGTTATTCAGATGGGACTGGCAGTACTGGTAATTGGGGAGCAGTTGGTAATGATAGTAGCCAGGGGGGCAGAGGTAGTAGCAACAGTGGGTGGGGACAaattggaaatgatattactgATCCTGTCCTGGATGGTAGTAACAATACTGGTGGCACCACAAGTGGCTGGGGAAGAGGAAGTAACCGATATGGGAATAACAGTAAAGGCAGCAATGATCATGATGGGGATTGGAGTAGTGGTTCTGCTGCGACTGGTGCTGACAGTCACAGAGGCCAGAGTGGACGAGGCAGTAGCACTGGCAACTGGGGAGCAGAAGGCAATTTTAGTAGCCACTGGGACAGAGGCAGGGGGAGGGGCAGAGGTTGGAACAACAGCGGGCGGGGACATGCTGGGAAGGATAGTACTGATTCTGAATCTACTGGTAATGGCAATGCTATGGGTGCCCCAGGTTCATGGAGCTGTGGAATCAACCAAGGCAGGGGCAGCAACCATAGAAGCAGTAATGATGCAGATCTTGCAAGTGGTTCTGATGGTAGCGGCGACAAATGGACTGGGGCTGGCAGTGGAAGAAGCTGTGGTGGTCGTAGCTGGAGAGTTGGTAACAATGGTGGCCGCAGGGGCCGAGGCAGAGCCAGGGATAACAGTGACAGAGGTAGCACAGATGGCTGGGACACTGGAGGCGGCCAGGGCGGGGAGGATAAGTGGGGTAGTAATGGTGGTGGGGATAAGGGAAGTGGTTTTGCTGACGTTAATGACATATCACTAAGCAACAGTGGTCGGGGTGGAAGAAGAGGCAGTGATGGTCGTCCTAGCTGGGGTGATACAAATGCTGGTGGCCATGAGGGAAGTAGTTGTGGCTGGGTTGGTAATAACAGTGGTGTTGGTAACGGAGGTGGCTGGGGCGGTGGAAGTTGTCAGGGTGGGAACAGCAGCGATGGAAATGATCAGACACGTAGTTTTGCTGATGGGAACGATGATAATGCAGCTGGTGCTAGTGGCGGAGGGTGGGGTGGCAACAACAATGGTGGCAGTAGCAAAGGTGGCTGGGGTGGTAACTCTGATGGTGGAGCTGGTAGTGGGTGGAATTAA